The Camelina sativa cultivar DH55 chromosome 16, Cs, whole genome shotgun sequence sequence AGCGAGCTCCCCTCTATTAACTCGTATCGTTCGTTTGTGAAGTTTGGTTGGTCAGTCAGGAGTGGTAAGTAGAATGAATACACGTAACGTAATTACGTAACTATTATAgtcttattttatataattaaatcaaGTATCTAAATATCGAAAATTTAGGTTCTTAAGAAAAGTATGGGAATTAAAATAGAGATGTCTGTCCTGGTTTTGTCTGACCCTGATCTGTACCGGGTAATGGTAACTCTATGTTATTTAATTTCAATACTTTTTAGTAAAACCAAACATTTGGTTCGTATAATCCGTTTTCTTGCTTCCCCTTTTTTTAATTCGTGCtctttttttcaatattaaaaaaaaaaaatcgcaattTCACTAGTACTATTGAATGAGGCGGccttaatttattattttacagcGGCGAAGTAAATTCCTAAAAGGATTAAAAGATTTGTTGACATTGAATGCATAATACCGACCATATCTTTTCTTTGGCCGAGTTAAATGATAAcgtttgaaaagagaaaaaaggaagtAAAATATGGTGATGGAGAACTCTATAAGTCTAAATGTGGTCTGCTGCAGTGAATTTAAGATTGTttgcatatataaatattttaggtcacacacacaacacaacataAGTAAACATGTTATGAATTATTTGATATCAGTTGGTTGATAATAAATGTGATGCATGCGATAAAAATTGTTGTAGTAGTTGTGTGTGTGATTTTGTCTTATGCATAatgtattttgtgtttttgcacGAAGGAAAGACGAATCAAATTtggttaatttgttttatatgaaagaagaagacaaagagatTGGGACAGACATTATGGATAGACGTGAAATTGTGATTGTTTCTCAGGCAAATAATACTAGTCTTTTCTCTCCTGTGTTCCCTGgaccacttcttcttcttcttcctatttcTTAGTATAGTTCCTCTTGTTTTCTATTTCGTGAATCGTGACATTATGATAGATATATCAATAATAACAATGTAGGGATCGTGTTTTGttattagatttgttttcttgttcttttgggaaaaattattGCCAAATTTACGAGGTCCATATCGATagtttaaaattctaaatttcaacccaaaaaaaaaaatgaagggaTGATAGTTTATTAACAGTATTTACGATTTTATCCCAAATAAATATACTTTCGAGGTTTCTTTCTTCGAATCGAACttgtttgtctattttttttgtttagtaaaaataataacattgaTAGCCACACACTGTCACACTTGCGAAGTTGCGATGATGCTAAAggttttgaatatattaaaaataaaaaatttcactAAATAAAAACGGAAACCGAGTTTTGCTACTTTGTAGGTTTGAATGGGACAGGCCAATTGTGCACTGGAACTTGAACCAGATTGCTTAGAGTGAAATtgcttttataatatttttcaaataacgGAAATCGAGTTTTTCTACTTTAGTGCAACTATGATAAAATTGCTTAAAACATCTTGTccaatcatatttataaaaaattcagACGTCAACATAGTTGATTCTAGGCCTGTTAGGCGGAACAGTCTTAAGACTAGGAAAATGGTGGTGTTTAAAGAACCAGAAGACGTTCTTTTATAGTAGCTGGAGGCTTCCGAGAAAAAAGCAAGAAATTGATTACCTCTTACGCTTGTCTAAATGACCAAACTTGAGCCAAGCTAGTTTTTAATGAGGCTTCATTAGAATGATGACGCGGTTTTGACCAATGCGAGTCTCACTAATGCGACCAAGGTGACGAAGAACCTGTTAGAAAGACATCAAAAGATGACAATGGTTATGTGTTTCCAATGTTGTCTAATCCTGGTGAAGAGTTAGAAGATGCATAAAAAGTCTTGTTAGTAGTTGAAATGAAGGAAATGTATATTAAGTACTTACAGTAAGTATTGCTTTCCCTGAGTTATCTAGTTTCAAACTTGGTCCCTTAATGTCAGTTTCAAGAAAGAAATGTTTGCCCTTTACTGCTTGCGCTGTTACAATATCTCGTAGTTTCTGCATATGAGAGTTTTGAACATAATCTTTCTTAGACCTTCGTTGCCACTCAAAATTATAACAACGTTTCTTAGACAGAGTAGAAGATGAGTTATATTAGCTTACCAGTGCTTTCTCCCAGAGGTTCTCTGCCAGCTTTGCAAtataacaaacaacaatcatTACAATTTCAGCATATAAGTCAAATCCACAGGCCGAGAATAGAGCATAAATATGTGAGCTATACCTTCTGTTTTGGGGCTGCAATAAGATGGGCATTTGCTTCAGCATATGAAGCCATGTCATTGATGGCCGCGTTCACTTTCTCAAGGGTGAGTCTTCCTCTCATGTatctattttgaaaaaaaaatgtcagaaAAGCGGCAATATGCATTTCGCATTGAcaggaagaagaataaaaagtgAAACTGTACTTACGATGAGAGAGAATTGAGCTCCTCAACAGTTATGTACCAAACCGGAGGAGACCCGCGACCCTTCTTCTCCTGGaaacaagaagcaaagattAACACAAAGTCCATAGACAGAGATAACAGAATACACCAGTAGCTACAGTTTGATCATTCATAGCCATTGAGTCTTAAAGGCCATAAAGTCTCTTTTGGAGAAAATGCAAGTACTACTACGACCTTGGGTAAAACAACTGCTTCCTCATCAGATTTCAAAGAGCTGAGAGCAGGATTGTGCTCGTACTGCTTGGCATTTTCTTGGAGCAAactggaattaaaaaaaaaaaaacacactaacCTTAGTCAAACTTATgaggactatatatatataccaagaaATTGAATAAGAAAAGGTGAGTAAAATGTATACCATCGATTTAAATCTGAATTCAACATTGTAGCCTTATCAGGCAAATGAGAAGCTGCATAAATAGACATCTTCTGCAATTTCACTTGTTGTTTCAGTGATGCCACGATAAGTTTCTACAAACAACACGAATTCTCAAGATTTAAGAACATACGATTTGATTTCCAAAAATCAAgattccaaaaccctaaattacgCAAAATTTCAAAATGGCCGTTCTAGAatctgaaatttcaaaataagaCGTACCTTGGCTTTCGGAATAGCTTCGGTTTCTTCACGCAACCGGTCCTTGATCGACTGAACCTGAAGCTCCAAGGAGCTCAACGCCGTGTCGATCGCCGATAAATCCGAGATGCTTCTCGCCGGATACACTGTATGAAAATTGAAAGTAGGTCATTGAATCGGAGAGATTTGACAACGGGTTTGAGTGTTTTGGGAACTCGGGACTCACTGTTCCGGGCGATGACGAGTTCCTGCAATTCGCCGATTCGTTTATGGAACGAAGCTATCAACGAGCCCAGAGAAGATCCAGCTTGATTTCCCTCCATATGCTTCTTCACGAATCTCTCAAGTCTCTGTACGTTGATGAATTCCCCTTCACGGATTATATATACAGTGTTGTGTAGCGTAATTACAGGGATTATACTGAGTGATACATAAGGATCATAATCAGAATTAACTACACAATATTCTAATatctctcaaatctcaatctTCCCCAATTAGAGAGTTATCTCTCTCTGTCGGCTCCGCTTTAGGTTTTAGAAATTGGAAATGGCAGCAACTTTCCCGGCGGGAAAGTGTTTTGTTAGCCAGATTGCGGAATGGGCTTTTATGAGCCATTATTATTCTATATAATGGGCCTTATATTTGTAATATGTTATGATGGACCTTATCTTATGTTATCAATGCATAAAAAATGGGCCTTATATTTGTAATATGTTATAATTGGCCTTATATTTGGAATATGTTATCAATGCATAAAAAATGTGACACtcattatcttaatttttttccacaaaatatttctttataaaaaaattacgtCACggaaaataaatagtatatgaAATTTCGGGGGAGAATaagatttaacattttttttatgattattattgttAGTATATGTGTATGTTTATGTAGTACTATTTAAGAGTAGGTGTAAGCATAAAAATCGTACCCGAATATTCAATCCGGAACCCAATCCGAAAAATCGGGTTTGGGTTGGGTACGTGTTTACCTATAAAACCTTATtaggttctattttctaatatccgtgggttcgggttagggtcgggtaatacccggtacccATTTAGGTACCCATTAAaaccgaacatataaacatatttataatatttaccattaatataatgcaattaccccaaaattatgattataattttgaatatttcatttagttttatacctaaatatcaaaaacaatcaaaatatctaaaatattttgttatgtaagtcaaaatttaactaaatttatttaaatttaattatattttttcggataccggtagttcgggtactaatcgggttctaaaatttgtaacccaaaccgacccgaacccgatagtatccaaaccgaaccgaacccatatatctaaaaagatTCAAtaggttctatttttctaaacctgtttacccaaacccgaatggataatacccgaacccaaacGGGTTACCCAAATGCCCAGCCCTACTTAAGAGGATCGGAGGGAGCTAGGAGACATGGAATTGGGACACCTGAGTGATTGCATTGGAACCAAACGCGGGATCTTCGTCTTTCTTGTACATCGTTAACAGTGACTTTGCACGCGGActcgtctatatatatacaaaatataaatttaataaggCATTTGACTAGTGGGACTAATACTATTCTTTAATCGGATTTAGAATGCCTTATGTATTACACTACTTTTTAAGGTCCACCAAGTTCAATaccatgtatatattattatgaatacttatatactgatatacacaTAGTTCGGCTCGGCTTAAACAGATTATACATGTAAAAGTCGCGATATAGTTCTTCTGCCTATTAATTATATGGTAAATTAACAGActaaccttttttctttttaatgattAGTAGAAAACGATATGTTTAACCAACCAAAGAAGTCTATTTCTATCGCATCTTTTAGCATTGAATATTGATAACACAACACAATATTgtgaacaacaacaaagatacaTACAATCGCAACGATATGATCACACACATGCATGTGCATATAAAGACGAGTAGATATAGTAATACATCATGATATATATGCATGCAAGTGtaataaatattaacaaaatcaagaaaccttAAGGAGTATAGTATTTAACAATATTACATGATAACTGTTTTACTAATCTAATtatatgtgtattttaattgtaaagCTTAAAAGTAGGACGTTTCTCACCATACATATCATGATATATCTGAAAATGTGCAAATTCTTCGTGACTCAAGGTtatgatatataataaatcaCGATATGAAATTCGTTTCTATCGTTACATGATCATTAAGCGTTAATTATGGTGCGGCGGGTGTGTTGTGGGCTGCATATAATCAAGATTGAAACCAGGGTGTTCTTGATCTGATCTAGGCTGCTTCTTTGAATATTTAGGAATTTTCCAAGTTCTTGAGCCTCTTTTAGACGACACCATTTTGTCGGAAGCTCGTTTTACTTTGTGAACGTCCTTCGTTTTCTTCATGTTGGTCTGACCATTAACATCACCATGATTAAGTACGGCATGTGCTTGGCTCGATAAGTTGTTCGTCTTGATTGTTGATTGAGCTTCTAGTTTTGTAATCTCTTCATTGTTCTGTTGACATGATATAACAGTTAGTATTCAAGTTACCTTATGTTACCATAGTTTAATTACTCCCGAACCTCTTAATTATCAACTCTAGCTATACGCATAGCATTCAGAATAATTTAAAGTAGTAGGAGCCTTCCTACAAAATTTTGACTAgtagatttgattttgaaaagaaaaactatgCATTCCAATTCTTCTATATTatagaaatcaaattttaaaaccttatatatagatgaaccagattttttcttttaaaaacggACTATATATCATACACAcatgttaatatataaatgattaagAAATTTATTCGTGTTAATTTCCTATGTTTATAAGCATGTGggtttacaataataaaatataacatcaTTCATAATAACCGATCGAGACTCTTAAGTAAACAACATCACAAAGCAAAAAGGGGCTTACCTTAGTTAAATGATCACGATTCACGCTAAGCTTCTTCTGTATGTGTCCAAGATGGCGACAATCGCACATAGGAGACCGAGAAAGGATGACAGAAACTATTAATAGGAAATAGAAGCAAGCACTCCTCAGCATATCCATACGAGTAGTATCGATCANNNNNNNNNNNNNNNNNNNNNNNNNNNNNNNNNNNNNNNNNNNNNNNNNNNNNNNNNNNNNNNNNNNNNNNNNNNNNNNNNNNNNNNNNNNNNNNNNNNNNNNNNNNNNNNNNNNNNNNNNNNNNNNNNNNNNNNNNNNNNNNNNNNNNNNNNNNNNNNNNNNNNNNNNNNNNNNNNNNNNNNNNNNNNNNNNNNNNNNNNNNNNNNNNNNNNNNNNNNNNNNNNNNNNNNNNNNNNNNNNNNNNNNNNNNNNNNNNNNNNNNNNNNNNNNNNNNNNNNNNNNNNNNNNNNNNNNNNNNNNNNNNNNNNNNNNNNNNNNNNNNNNNNNNNNNNNNNNNNNNNNNNNNNNNNNNNNNNNNNNNNNNNNNNNNNNNNNNNNNNNNNNNNNNNNNNNNNNNNNNNNNNNNNNNNNNNNNNNNNNNNNNNNNNNNNNNNNNNNNNNNNNNNNNNNNNNNNNNNNNNNNNNNNNNNNNTTGGGACACCTGAGTGATTGCATTGGAACCAAACGCGGGATCTTCGTCTTTCTTGTACATCGTTAACAGTGACTTTGCACGCGGActcgtctatatatatacaaaatataaatttaataaggCATTTGACTAGTGGGACTAATACTATTCTTTAATCGGATTTAGAATGCCTTATGTATTACACTACTTTTTAAGGTCCACCAAGTTCAATaccatgtatatattattatgaatacttatatactgatatacacaTAGTTCGGCTCGGCTTAAACAGATTATACATGTAAAAGTCGCGATATAGTTCTTCTGCCTATTAATTATATGGTAAATTAACAGActaaccttttttctttttaatgattAGTAGAAAACGATATGTTTAACCAACCAAAGAAGTCTATTTCTATCGCATCTTTTAGCATTGAATATTGATAACACAACACAATATTgtgaacaacaacaaagatacaTACAATCGCAACGATATGATCACACACATGCATGTGCATATAAAGACGAGTAGATATAGTAATACATCATGATATATATGCATGCAAGTGtaataaatattaacaaaatcaagaaaccttAAGGAGTATAGTATTTAACAATATTACATGATAACTGTTTTACTAATCTAATtatatgtgt is a genomic window containing:
- the LOC104749265 gene encoding spindle and kinetochore-associated protein 1 homolog is translated as MEGNQAGSSLGSLIASFHKRIGELQELVIARNMYPARSISDLSAIDTALSSLELQVQSIKDRLREETEAIPKAKKLIVASLKQQVKLQKMSIYAASHLPDKATMLNSDLNRCLLQENAKQYEHNPALSSLKSDEEAVVLPKEKKGRGSPPVWYITVEELNSLSSYMRGRLTLEKVNAAINDMASYAEANAHLIAAPKQKLAENLWEKALKLRDIVTAQAVKGKHFFLETDIKGPSLKLDNSGKAILTVLRHLGRISETRIGQNRVIILMKPH
- the LOC109129637 gene encoding uncharacterized protein LOC109129637; this translates as MDMLRSACFYFLLIVSVILSRSPMCDCRHLGHIQKKLSVNRDHLTKNNEEITKLEAQSTIKTNNLSSQAHAVLNHGDVNGQTNMKKTKDVHKVKRASDKMVSSKRGSRTWKIPKYSKKQPRSDQEHPGFNLDYMQPTTHPPHHN